The proteins below are encoded in one region of Dioscorea cayenensis subsp. rotundata cultivar TDr96_F1 chromosome 18, TDr96_F1_v2_PseudoChromosome.rev07_lg8_w22 25.fasta, whole genome shotgun sequence:
- the LOC120282403 gene encoding eukaryotic translation initiation factor 4E-1-like, which produces MAEETRMGAELASQERGREEVDPSSEVEEGKIDDEAVVSSPGRRPASEPLQPHPLEHAWTFWFNNPSAKAKQAAWGSSMRPVHTFSTVEDFWSLYNNIHHPRKLTVGVDFYCFKDKIEPKWEDLVCANGGKWTISCARGKADTVWLYTLLGMIGEQFDYGDEICGVVVNVRGKQERIAIWTKNASNEAAQISIGKQWKELLDSKETIGFIFHDDAKKLDRGAKSRYTV; this is translated from the coding sequence ATGGCGGAGGAAACGAGAATGGGGGCGGAGCTGGCGTCGCAggagagaggaagagaggaggTGGATCCATCATCGGAGGTCGAGGAAGGCAAGATCGATGATGAAGCCGTGGTATCATCGCCGGGGAGGCGTCCTGCGTCGGAACCTCTCCAGCCCCACCCGCTGGAGCACGCGTGGACCTTCTGGTTCAATAATCCCAGCGCTAAGGCTAAGCAGGCCGCCTGGGGTAGCTCCATGCGCCCCGTCCATACCTTCTCCACTGTCGAGGATTTCTGGAGCCTATACAATAACATCCATCACCCAAGAAAGCTGACGGTTGGAGTAGATTTTTACTGTTTTAAGGATAAAATTGAGCCAAAATGGGAAGATCTAGTTTGTGCTAATGGAGGAAAATGGACCATTAGCTGTGCTAGAGGAAAAGCTGACACAGTCTGGCTATATACGTTGTTGGGGATGATTGGTGAGCAATTCGACTATGGTGACGAAATATGTGGAGTAGTTGTTAATGTACGTGGAAAGCAGGAAAGGATAGCTATATGGACGAAGAATGCATCCAATGAAGCTGCGCAGATAAGCATTGGGAAGCAGTGGAAGGAGTTACTGGATTCCAAAGAGACCATTGGGTTCATATTTCATGACGATGCAAAGAAGCTTGATAGAGGAGCAAAGAGTAGGTATACAGTATGA